One window of Hydractinia symbiolongicarpus strain clone_291-10 chromosome 3, HSymV2.1, whole genome shotgun sequence genomic DNA carries:
- the LOC130636854 gene encoding uncharacterized protein LOC130636854 yields the protein MRRSERIADKVRIDYKSLHATGAINQISSEVQDTPVDGKIVVMASEDTSISKNSDPVIQLSIDESILADDIDDFVDENQSGYYGESIEDIDSNIKQMENLRTQYRRKHRELSANLKELYEGTYGKSYTLKIESMKSFVMMKRERRQRLRERQNLGDIESSERKMKFLVNEIIQLISYLQESFTSSLSTLDDKEIKKRKEDLPEQLSQMETLRKSFKEMIETAKGKDEGNLDDLNKRYDKLVDLKNCYIKTLDQEYQDRELSKVEKFNSSTLNIKLPIFKGYGSVCDIYTFQTDFRENYCFFKYDVFFLSRFQHRSQKAFCSPSYMQKDTTCPGIEVAQNQDYTQITAPARFLCVINILSRLGHNAKLRYFGCELFRTKVNFGDLSSGEENGFLPVFPVYQKTEQRIKRRRPTRKDQVT from the exons ATGAGGCGTAGTGAAAGGATCGCCGATAAAGTTCGTATTGACTACAAATCATTACATGCTACTGGAGCTATAAATCAAATTTCTTCTGAAGTTCAAGATACTCCAGTAGATGGAAAAATTGTAGTAATGGCATCCGAAGACACTAGTATCAGCAAAAACTCAGACCCAGTTATTCAACTATCAATCGATGAATCAATACTAGCTGATGACATTGACGATTTTGTGGATGAAAACCAGTCAGGATATTATGGCGAATCAATTGAAGATATAGATTCGAATATCAAGCAAATGGAAAATTTACGCACCCAGTATAGGCGAAAACACAGGGAGCTATCAGCAAACTTAAAGGAACTTTACGAAGGAACGTATGGTAAATCATATACTCTCAAAATCGAAAGCATGAAGAGTTTCGTTATGATGAAGAGAGAGCGTCGACAGAGATTACGAGAAAGACAAAATCTTGGCGACATAGAATCatcagaaagaaaaatgaaattccTTGTCAATGAAATCATTCAGTTAATTTCGTATTTACAGGAATCTTTCACATCATCCCTGTCCACCTTGGATGATAAGgaaatcaaaaagagaaaagaggATTTGCCGGAGCAGTTAAGTCAGATGGAAACATTAAGAAAATCCTTTAAAGAAATGATCGAAACCGCGAAAGGGAAGGATGAAGGTAATTTAGATGATCTAAATAAAAGGTATGACAAACTTGTTGATCTCAAAAACTGTTACATCAAAACCCTTGATCAGGAATATCAGGATAGGGAACTTTCAAAAGTGGAGAAGTTTAACTCATCAACTTTGAATATAAAATTACCTATATTTAAAGGTTATGGCAGTGTTTGTGATATATATACATTTCAAACTGACTTC AGGGAAAATTACTGCTTCTTTAaatatgatgttttttttttatcaagattCCAACATCGTTCCCAGAAGGCTTTTTGCTCGCCGTCATATATGCAAAAAGATACAAcatgtcctgggatcgaggttgcccAGAATCAAGACTACACACAAATAACTGCGCCTGCGCGATTCTTGTGCGTTATCAATATTTTGTCAAGGCTTGGTCACAATGCTAAACTGCGTTATTTTGGCTGTGAGCTTTTCAGAACGAAGGTGAATTTTGGCGACCTG agctctggggaggAGAATGGTTTTTTACCTGTGTTTCCTGTTTATCAAAAGACTGAGCAGAGAATAAAAAGACGGAGACCCACTAGAAAAGACCAAGTGACGTAA